From the genome of Sphingobacterium kitahiroshimense, one region includes:
- a CDS encoding aldose epimerase family protein, translating to MSNYHLPSIHNFTSTVNEKNTHLIILKNTRGMQVALSDYGARIVSILVPDNKGKLTDVALGFSNIGLYYRADEQYHGVTAGRFANRIANGRFELNGKEYQLPINNGINCLHGGPEGFHKKIWDRRVSYESQAEFYLVSKDGEEGFPGNLNVSVTYTLTNDNEIIIKYRADSDEDTVINLTNHTYFNLNGEGSGDILSHQLKINSDAYLAVDENQIPIATVPVEGTPFNFKEFKSIAQDITANDEQLIAAKGYDHCFVNNSPISTACATAYAPKSGIRLDVFTSEPGVQLYTGNWMTGNDTGKSGNVYLPYAGFCLETQHFPDSPNQPDFPSTVLKAGEEFISETHFKFSLEK from the coding sequence ATGAGTAACTATCATTTGCCGTCTATCCATAATTTTACCAGCACTGTTAACGAGAAGAACACGCACCTTATTATTTTAAAAAATACGCGCGGGATGCAGGTTGCCCTTAGTGATTATGGTGCTCGAATAGTCAGTATCCTTGTCCCTGACAACAAAGGGAAACTTACTGATGTTGCTTTGGGTTTTAGCAATATTGGTCTTTACTATCGCGCTGATGAACAATATCACGGTGTCACAGCAGGAAGATTTGCAAATCGTATCGCAAATGGAAGGTTCGAATTAAATGGTAAAGAGTATCAGCTTCCTATAAATAATGGCATCAATTGTTTACACGGTGGACCTGAGGGTTTTCATAAAAAAATATGGGATCGTCGTGTCAGTTATGAATCACAGGCTGAATTTTACCTCGTTTCTAAAGATGGCGAAGAAGGGTTTCCTGGAAATTTGAATGTTTCGGTTACATATACGTTAACAAATGACAATGAAATCATTATCAAATACAGAGCAGACAGCGATGAGGATACCGTGATCAATTTGACCAATCATACTTATTTCAATCTAAATGGAGAGGGATCCGGAGATATTCTAAGTCATCAGTTAAAAATAAACTCCGATGCTTACCTTGCTGTCGATGAGAACCAAATTCCGATTGCAACAGTTCCGGTAGAAGGAACGCCTTTCAACTTTAAAGAATTTAAATCCATTGCGCAGGATATTACTGCTAATGACGAACAGCTGATTGCTGCCAAAGGATATGATCATTGTTTTGTCAACAACAGCCCTATTTCTACAGCTTGCGCTACGGCATACGCTCCGAAATCGGGTATACGCTTAGATGTTTTTACTAGTGAACCAGGGGTACAATTGTATACAGGCAACTGGATGACGGGAAATGACACCGGTAAATCAGGAAATGTTTATCTGCCCTATGCAGGTTTCTGTTTAGAAACACAACATTTTCCGGATAGTCCCAATCAACCGGACTTTCCTTCCACAGTTTTAAAAGCGGGAGAAGAGTTTATATCGGAAACTCATTTTAAATTCTCTCTTGAAAAATAG
- the argH gene encoding argininosuccinate lyase: MKIWQKNIDVDSFVESFTVGNDRVMDLQLAAADVLGSLAHTRMLNSINLMTDEDLAIVQQELKNIYHEISAGEFEIEDSVEDVHSQVEMLLTQRIGEAGKKIHSGRSRNDQVLVDLKLYFRTEIQNMVGNTEIFFQQLIKLSEQYKDILIPGYTHLQIAMPSSFGLWFGAYAESLVDDLELMKAAWKVCNKNPLGSAAGYGSSFPLNRTMTTNLLGFDDLNYNVVYAQMGRGKTERILAQAMSSIAATLAKFAMDVTLYINQNFGFISFPAHLTTGSSIMPHKKNPDVFELIRSRCNKIQALPNEIALMTTNLPSGYHRDLQLLKENLFPAFKSLNDCLEIATFMLEHISVKKDVLDDPKYDYLFSVEVVNNEVLKGVPFREAYKNIGIAIDAGEFQPSKEVNHTHEGSIGNLGNDQIQRMFKEVIAAFGFDKVENALSQLVK, translated from the coding sequence ATGAAAATCTGGCAAAAAAATATAGATGTTGATTCATTTGTCGAATCTTTTACTGTAGGTAATGATCGAGTAATGGATTTGCAGTTAGCAGCCGCTGATGTTTTGGGATCTTTGGCCCATACTCGTATGCTGAATAGTATCAACTTGATGACCGATGAAGACCTTGCTATTGTACAGCAGGAACTGAAAAATATTTATCATGAAATTAGTGCCGGAGAATTTGAAATAGAGGATTCTGTTGAAGACGTACACTCACAAGTAGAGATGTTATTAACACAGCGGATCGGAGAAGCAGGAAAGAAAATTCATTCCGGACGCTCAAGAAATGATCAGGTACTCGTTGATTTGAAACTGTATTTCAGAACCGAAATCCAAAACATGGTCGGTAATACAGAGATTTTCTTTCAGCAATTGATTAAATTAAGTGAACAATATAAAGATATCCTGATTCCAGGTTATACACATTTGCAGATCGCTATGCCATCCTCATTTGGATTGTGGTTCGGAGCATATGCAGAAAGTTTAGTCGATGATTTGGAATTGATGAAAGCAGCATGGAAAGTATGTAATAAAAATCCTTTAGGATCTGCTGCAGGCTACGGATCTTCTTTTCCTTTAAACCGGACAATGACAACAAATCTATTGGGATTTGATGATTTAAATTATAATGTAGTCTATGCACAAATGGGCAGAGGTAAGACAGAACGTATCTTAGCACAGGCGATGAGTTCCATCGCGGCTACTTTAGCAAAATTTGCCATGGATGTCACCCTATACATCAATCAAAATTTTGGTTTCATTTCATTCCCTGCACATTTAACAACAGGCTCTAGTATTATGCCACATAAGAAGAACCCTGATGTTTTTGAATTGATCCGTTCACGTTGCAACAAAATTCAAGCATTACCCAATGAGATCGCATTGATGACAACTAATCTTCCTTCTGGATATCACCGTGATTTACAATTGCTAAAAGAAAACCTTTTCCCTGCATTTAAGTCATTGAATGATTGTTTAGAAATTGCAACGTTTATGCTAGAACATATTTCAGTGAAAAAAGATGTTTTAGATGATCCAAAATACGATTATCTATTCTCAGTTGAAGTTGTCAATAATGAAGTTCTAAAAGGTGTTCCTTTCCGTGAAGCCTATAAAAATATTGGTATTGCGATTGATGCAGGAGAATTCCAGCCATCAAAAGAAGTGAACCATACCCATGAAGGAAGTATCGGTAATTTAGGTAATGATCAGATACAACGTATGTTTAAAGAAGTAATCGCCGCATTTGGATTTGACAAAGTGGAAAATGCTTTGAGCCAGTTGGTGAAATAG
- the rbfA gene encoding 30S ribosome-binding factor RbfA: MGTESKRQQRFAGVLQQDLAELLQREGNSWAPGAFITVTRVRVTPDLAIARVYLSFLNTKTAPEDLKAIRTKTTEIRYKLGSKIKNQVRIVPQLDFFLDDTNEYVEHMDKIFEEISKETRQPD; encoded by the coding sequence ATGGGAACAGAAAGCAAAAGACAACAACGTTTTGCAGGTGTATTACAGCAGGACTTAGCTGAATTACTGCAACGCGAAGGTAATAGTTGGGCTCCTGGGGCATTTATTACGGTTACGCGTGTACGTGTAACACCGGACTTAGCTATAGCAAGAGTTTATTTAAGTTTTTTAAATACCAAAACAGCTCCTGAGGATTTAAAAGCAATCCGCACTAAAACAACAGAAATTCGCTACAAATTAGGCTCTAAAATTAAAAATCAAGTTCGGATTGTTCCACAACTGGATTTCTTCTTGGATGACACCAATGAATATGTAGAGCATATGGATAAAATATTTGAAGAAATTAGTAAAGAAACGAGACAACCAGATTAA
- the aat gene encoding leucyl/phenylalanyl-tRNA--protein transferase, whose amino-acid sequence MVFNLDPDSISFPHPELADEDGLLAVGGDLSADRLILAYENGIFPWFSEDSSILWYAPHERFVIFPEHLKISKSMLQILKTDKFSITVDKAFTEVIHSCAKIERKDQDGTWITSDMIDAYQELHRINYAHSIEVWENEKLVGGLYGIYINQVFCGESMFSTVSNASKAALIYLTTHFNLKFVDCQFHTPHLASMGGTSISQQEYLSILKEQNANTL is encoded by the coding sequence ATGGTTTTCAACTTAGATCCTGATAGTATTAGCTTTCCACATCCTGAACTTGCTGATGAAGATGGTTTACTGGCAGTTGGTGGTGATTTGAGTGCGGATAGACTGATCTTAGCCTATGAGAATGGTATATTTCCTTGGTTTAGCGAAGATTCTTCTATACTTTGGTATGCTCCACATGAACGGTTTGTCATCTTTCCAGAGCATTTAAAAATCAGCAAAAGTATGCTTCAAATCTTAAAAACTGATAAATTTTCGATTACTGTCGACAAGGCTTTCACCGAAGTCATCCACAGCTGTGCTAAGATTGAACGTAAAGATCAAGACGGAACCTGGATTACTTCTGATATGATCGATGCTTATCAGGAACTACATCGGATCAATTATGCGCATTCCATAGAAGTGTGGGAGAATGAAAAATTAGTAGGTGGTTTATATGGTATTTATATCAATCAGGTGTTTTGTGGTGAAAGTATGTTTTCCACCGTATCTAATGCTTCAAAAGCTGCTCTCATATATTTAACTACTCATTTCAACTTGAAATTTGTAGATTGTCAATTCCATACGCCACATTTGGCTTCTATGGGCGGTACAAGTATTTCGCAACAAGAATATCTGTCTATATTAAAAGAACAAAATGCAAACACCTTATAA
- a CDS encoding aminotransferase class V-fold PLP-dependent enzyme, giving the protein MQTPYKSYFDIPEDVSYLTTPGSGLIPISSKEWRLKRDADFFSTATDLREKQGEFNLAVKKSIGKFFTTAIHNVYNTANFSTGFNALLDRLPKDSKILLFEGDYPSVNFPVISRGFEHVTTPVDEKLEEHITHAIKKHEPTVFIFSIVQYISGIKINLEFIKQLKEKFPELLIIGDGTQFLGTEVFDFSQSGFDVVGASGYKWLLGGYGNGFLLVSDYGKQILFPNLATQNVEIDKMWAGKGIDQLYFEPGHLDTLSHGTLQKGLEFLSELGLEHTAAYTQQLVKLAKQELGKRKILTEVAINRAETSTIFNLQIDQGHFNILMENNIKCFPRGNGIRIGFHLYNDETDLEKLLRIIDTKILK; this is encoded by the coding sequence ATGCAAACACCTTATAAATCTTACTTTGATATCCCTGAGGACGTTTCTTATTTAACTACACCAGGTTCCGGCTTAATTCCCATCTCATCTAAGGAATGGCGTCTGAAAAGAGATGCTGATTTTTTTTCAACAGCAACAGATCTGCGTGAAAAACAGGGTGAATTTAATCTCGCGGTAAAAAAGAGTATCGGAAAGTTCTTCACAACTGCTATTCACAATGTTTATAACACCGCTAATTTTTCAACAGGATTCAATGCTTTGTTGGACCGCTTGCCAAAGGATTCAAAAATTTTATTGTTTGAAGGAGACTATCCTTCTGTTAATTTTCCTGTTATTTCTAGGGGTTTTGAACATGTGACAACCCCTGTTGATGAAAAGTTGGAAGAGCATATTACCCATGCTATTAAAAAACACGAACCGACTGTTTTTATATTTAGTATCGTGCAATACATTTCTGGTATCAAAATCAATCTTGAATTTATTAAACAATTGAAAGAGAAATTTCCGGAATTGCTTATAATTGGTGATGGTACTCAGTTTTTGGGAACTGAAGTTTTTGACTTCTCCCAGTCGGGATTTGATGTTGTTGGTGCCAGCGGTTATAAATGGCTTTTAGGTGGTTATGGCAACGGTTTCCTTCTTGTTAGTGATTATGGAAAACAGATCTTGTTTCCAAACTTGGCCACACAAAACGTCGAAATTGACAAAATGTGGGCAGGAAAAGGTATCGATCAGCTTTATTTTGAGCCCGGACATCTAGATACTTTATCTCACGGAACATTACAAAAGGGTCTGGAGTTTTTGTCCGAACTCGGTTTGGAACACACCGCTGCTTATACGCAACAATTAGTAAAGCTTGCCAAACAGGAATTGGGTAAACGGAAAATATTAACCGAAGTGGCTATTAACAGAGCTGAAACAAGTACAATCTTTAATTTGCAGATTGATCAAGGGCACTTTAATATATTAATGGAAAACAATATCAAATGCTTTCCACGTGGTAATGGTATAAGAATCGGATTTCATCTTTATAATGATGAAACAGATTTAGAAAAATTATTAAGAATTATTGATACTAAAATTTTAAAATAA
- the hemA gene encoding glutamyl-tRNA reductase: MKNLKVLAFTHKHVELKDLGNLVICNEELESRLMNLKHNMDIPEVFYIGTCNRVEFVFYGAHDLTNEFIAQFMEKLNFCVPQERLQCYLGQVNKYEGMDALNHLLRMSCSLESLVVGEKEILAQVRRAYERCREAGFTGDFLRMLMDRLVKTAKEVYTHTKISRNPISVVSLAYRKLKEIKSVENPRILIIGSGETNQNLAKYFQKKQSSNFVIFNRTVENAQKLATELNAEAYPLSELINYKGGFDILITCTGATTAIIDNTLYQSLLNGEMDKKIIIDLAIPNDIDAEVLANNAVHYIEVSSLQAIANKNIEERYSELSNAEKIISDNIQEFLPIIKQRRVEVAMRQVPQKIKEIKSFALNEVFASEVQALDPEARDVLEKIINYMEKKYIKVPMVMAKEILVKVNENGVN; the protein is encoded by the coding sequence TTGAAGAATCTTAAGGTATTAGCATTCACACATAAACACGTAGAACTTAAAGATTTAGGTAATCTAGTTATTTGTAATGAGGAGTTAGAAAGTAGACTAATGAATCTAAAACATAACATGGATATTCCTGAAGTATTCTATATTGGCACTTGTAACCGTGTTGAATTTGTGTTTTATGGTGCTCATGACTTAACAAATGAATTCATTGCACAATTTATGGAGAAACTCAATTTCTGTGTCCCTCAGGAAAGATTGCAATGTTATTTAGGTCAGGTGAATAAATATGAGGGTATGGATGCGTTAAATCATCTTCTTCGTATGTCATGTTCTCTTGAAAGTTTGGTTGTTGGTGAGAAGGAGATCTTAGCACAGGTCCGTCGGGCATACGAAAGATGTCGAGAGGCTGGATTTACCGGTGACTTCCTACGCATGCTAATGGACCGTCTGGTAAAAACGGCAAAAGAGGTCTACACCCACACTAAAATATCCAGAAACCCAATTTCTGTTGTTTCTTTAGCATACCGCAAATTAAAAGAAATTAAATCTGTTGAGAACCCAAGAATTCTGATTATCGGATCTGGGGAAACCAATCAAAATTTAGCAAAGTATTTTCAGAAAAAACAATCCAGCAATTTTGTAATTTTTAACCGTACGGTTGAAAATGCGCAGAAATTAGCTACTGAACTTAATGCTGAAGCCTATCCTTTATCGGAATTGATCAACTATAAAGGTGGATTTGATATTCTAATTACCTGTACAGGTGCGACAACGGCCATCATTGATAATACCCTATATCAATCTTTATTAAATGGAGAAATGGATAAGAAAATCATTATTGATCTTGCCATTCCAAATGATATTGATGCTGAAGTTTTAGCCAATAATGCGGTCCACTATATTGAGGTAAGTTCTCTACAAGCGATTGCCAACAAAAATATTGAAGAACGTTATAGTGAACTGTCTAATGCTGAAAAGATTATTTCAGACAATATTCAGGAATTTTTACCTATCATTAAACAGCGACGCGTTGAAGTTGCTATGCGTCAGGTTCCACAAAAAATTAAAGAAATCAAATCTTTTGCATTAAATGAAGTTTTTGCTTCGGAGGTTCAGGCCTTAGATCCGGAAGCGCGTGATGTATTGGAAAAGATTATTAATTACATGGAAAAAAAATACATCAAAGTTCCTATGGTAATGGCTAAAGAGATTTTAGTCAAAGTAAACGAAAATGGTGTTAATTAA
- the hemC gene encoding hydroxymethylbilane synthase, whose protein sequence is MNRKLIIGTRGSALALWQANFIKDRLAEIGIESELKIIKTQGDIIQHLRLDKLEGKGFFTKELEEELLLGTIDLAVHSHKDLPTVNPPGLIIAAVSERENPAELLIIHKDCVDIKKRLSLKHNATVGTSSNRRKAQLSSIRPDLEFTDLRGNLQTRMQKLRDEQYDAIMLAKAGISRIDMDISDFHIEEIPPVELVPAPAQGVLAIQIREIDTELFQALQPINNEEVQKTIAVERKVLNLFDAGCHAPLGAYCRKVGDTYEAWTSIADTSDDFPDRFYVKGTDPALLPEIIFSKYAKDRVLPKSVFISRDLDEHSYLSRFFAKHNIQADARSLIKIFPIINKLDPFILKHVDWIFFGSKNGIEHFFSLEPRLSKKTKIAVVGRGSEETLRKFDRVADFSGEQSGINMEEIGANFAALANGGTVLIPRAKGSLETIQKALSPETKVINMPVYETVLEDNVNATSAEVLIFTSPSNAEAYFVNNLIEPEQQVICIGRSTAAIFDEMGLSYTLPYSPDEIGLAEAIFGLDYKS, encoded by the coding sequence GTGAATAGAAAACTTATCATTGGTACTCGTGGAAGTGCACTTGCTTTATGGCAAGCAAACTTCATCAAAGATCGGCTGGCTGAAATTGGCATTGAATCTGAATTAAAAATCATCAAAACTCAAGGTGATATCATTCAACATCTCCGTTTAGATAAACTCGAAGGAAAAGGTTTTTTTACCAAAGAATTGGAAGAAGAATTACTTTTGGGAACCATTGATCTAGCTGTTCACTCTCATAAAGATTTACCTACTGTGAATCCTCCTGGATTAATCATTGCCGCAGTATCTGAACGCGAAAACCCTGCAGAACTATTGATTATTCATAAAGATTGTGTAGATATTAAGAAACGTCTTTCTTTAAAACATAATGCCACTGTGGGTACATCATCTAACAGACGTAAAGCACAACTATCTTCTATAAGACCTGATCTTGAATTTACAGACTTACGGGGTAATTTACAGACCCGTATGCAGAAACTTCGTGATGAGCAGTATGATGCCATCATGTTAGCAAAGGCTGGTATTTCGAGAATCGATATGGACATCTCGGATTTCCATATTGAGGAAATTCCTCCTGTTGAATTAGTTCCTGCTCCTGCTCAAGGTGTACTGGCTATTCAGATCCGCGAAATTGATACAGAATTATTTCAAGCTCTTCAGCCAATTAATAATGAGGAGGTTCAGAAGACCATCGCCGTTGAACGTAAAGTATTGAATCTATTTGACGCTGGCTGTCATGCCCCTCTTGGTGCTTATTGCCGTAAAGTGGGTGATACGTACGAAGCATGGACTTCTATCGCAGATACCAGTGATGATTTTCCTGACCGTTTTTATGTGAAAGGAACTGATCCGGCACTATTACCTGAAATAATTTTCTCTAAGTATGCGAAAGATCGGGTATTACCAAAATCTGTCTTTATAAGCCGGGATCTGGATGAACATTCTTATTTATCCCGCTTCTTTGCAAAGCATAATATTCAAGCTGATGCACGCTCTTTAATCAAAATATTTCCAATAATAAATAAATTGGATCCGTTTATTTTAAAGCATGTGGACTGGATTTTCTTCGGCAGTAAAAATGGAATTGAACATTTCTTTAGCTTGGAGCCACGACTAAGTAAAAAGACTAAAATTGCAGTAGTTGGACGTGGATCTGAGGAGACTTTGCGCAAATTTGACCGTGTTGCTGATTTTTCTGGCGAACAGTCCGGAATTAACATGGAAGAAATCGGGGCTAACTTTGCAGCACTGGCAAATGGTGGTACGGTTTTAATTCCTCGAGCAAAAGGTTCTTTGGAAACAATTCAGAAAGCGCTTAGTCCAGAAACCAAGGTGATCAATATGCCTGTATATGAAACTGTGCTTGAGGATAATGTCAATGCAACAAGTGCTGAGGTCTTAATATTTACAAGCCCGAGCAATGCTGAGGCTTATTTTGTGAATAACTTAATTGAACCTGAGCAACAGGTGATCTGTATTGGACGCTCTACGGCTGCTATTTTTGATGAAATGGGTCTTTCCTATACGTTGCCTTATTCACCAGATGAAATTGGCTTAGCTGAGGCCATTTTTGGATTAGACTATAAATCATAA
- the hemB gene encoding porphobilinogen synthase produces MLQRPRRNRKSAVIRDMIQENRLSTANLIFPLFIVEGQNQKTEISSMPGIFRYSIDNLLREIESCLKLGLNSFDLFPAVEESLKDKFATESYRKGTLYLQAIEEVKKNFPEACVITDVAMDPYSSDGHDGIVENGEILNDETLVVLGKMALAHAHAGADIIAPSDMMDGRIGFIRNILDENGFTNVSLMSYTAKYASSFYGPFRDALGSAPKKGDKKSYQMSYANSREALIEAQLDLEEGADFLMVKPGLPYLDIIKSLHDNFDLPIAAYNVSGEYAMIKAAIGNGWLQETAILETLMSFRRAGATAILTYHAKEAIEKGWIK; encoded by the coding sequence ATGTTACAACGTCCGAGAAGAAATCGTAAATCTGCTGTGATTCGCGATATGATTCAAGAAAACCGCTTAAGTACCGCTAATTTGATCTTTCCACTCTTTATTGTAGAAGGTCAAAATCAAAAAACTGAAATTTCATCTATGCCAGGTATCTTTCGTTATTCGATTGACAACTTATTGCGTGAAATTGAAAGCTGTTTAAAACTTGGATTAAATTCATTTGATTTATTTCCTGCTGTCGAAGAATCTTTGAAAGATAAATTCGCAACTGAAAGCTACAGAAAAGGTACGCTATATCTTCAAGCAATCGAAGAGGTCAAGAAAAATTTCCCTGAAGCTTGTGTCATTACCGATGTTGCTATGGACCCTTATAGTTCGGATGGACATGATGGTATTGTAGAGAATGGAGAAATCCTAAATGATGAGACTTTAGTTGTTCTGGGTAAAATGGCTTTAGCACATGCGCATGCTGGTGCGGATATTATCGCTCCTTCGGATATGATGGATGGCCGTATTGGTTTTATCCGTAATATTCTAGATGAAAATGGTTTCACCAATGTGTCATTGATGTCCTACACGGCAAAATATGCTTCTTCATTCTATGGTCCTTTTCGTGATGCTTTAGGTTCTGCTCCTAAAAAAGGTGACAAAAAGAGTTATCAAATGAGTTATGCTAACAGCAGAGAGGCATTAATCGAAGCGCAATTAGATCTGGAAGAAGGTGCTGATTTTTTAATGGTAAAACCGGGTCTACCTTATTTGGACATCATTAAATCATTACATGATAATTTTGATTTGCCTATTGCTGCGTACAATGTCTCCGGCGAATATGCGATGATCAAAGCTGCTATTGGTAATGGATGGTTACAAGAAACCGCTATATTGGAGACTCTAATGAGTTTCCGTCGTGCAGGTGCTACTGCAATCTTAACGTACCATGCTAAAGAAGCTATAGAAAAAGGTTGGATTAAATAA
- the hemL gene encoding glutamate-1-semialdehyde 2,1-aminomutase, giving the protein MTQQNSAHTKTADISREKSAQLFEKAKQYFPGGVNSPVRAFKSVYGTPLFIERGDKAHIWDADENEFIDFCCSWGPLILGHNNDQIREAVTAQLSKGLSFGAPTALENELAELIISNNRFIEKIRFVSSGTEAVMSAIRLARGYTKRDKIVKFEGCYHGHSDSLLVKAGSGLVTFGETSSAGVPKAFADETIVIALNDKAALAAVFDQFKDQIAAVIIEGVPANNGLLLQTKEYIHYLREITTQNGALLIFDEVITGFRLGFEGAAAYYDVQPDIITYGKIIGGGMPVGAYGASKELMSCISPDGSVYQAGTLSGNPVAMAAGIATCKVLTQPDFYKNLNAKTESFVSEIRNYIEEKDYEVKIFTIASIFWFAFTDQEAILKASEIDPNSMELYKLMHRELLNRGIYFGPSGYEVGFISHAHTDEDLITAKRHIFAALDLVFG; this is encoded by the coding sequence ATGACACAACAAAATAGCGCTCACACGAAAACTGCTGATATTTCTAGGGAGAAGTCGGCACAACTTTTTGAAAAAGCGAAACAATATTTTCCTGGTGGCGTAAATTCACCAGTACGTGCCTTTAAATCTGTTTATGGCACCCCTTTATTTATTGAAAGAGGAGATAAAGCTCATATCTGGGATGCGGATGAAAATGAGTTTATCGATTTTTGTTGTTCTTGGGGTCCACTTATTTTAGGTCATAACAACGATCAGATTCGTGAGGCAGTAACGGCACAATTAAGCAAAGGTTTAAGTTTTGGAGCACCTACTGCTCTCGAAAATGAGCTGGCTGAATTGATTATTTCTAACAATCGATTTATTGAAAAAATCCGTTTTGTAAGCTCAGGTACTGAAGCTGTCATGTCGGCTATCCGCTTGGCTAGAGGGTACACAAAACGTGATAAGATTGTTAAGTTTGAGGGTTGCTATCATGGACATTCGGATTCTCTTTTGGTAAAGGCAGGATCTGGATTGGTTACTTTTGGTGAAACTTCTTCTGCTGGCGTTCCTAAAGCATTTGCTGATGAAACCATTGTCATTGCATTAAATGATAAAGCGGCGTTGGCCGCAGTTTTTGATCAATTTAAAGATCAAATTGCTGCTGTTATTATTGAAGGGGTTCCTGCCAATAATGGTCTTTTACTCCAGACAAAAGAATACATTCATTATTTAAGAGAGATAACAACACAAAATGGAGCCTTACTTATCTTTGATGAGGTGATCACTGGTTTCCGATTAGGTTTTGAAGGTGCTGCCGCTTATTATGATGTGCAACCTGATATCATTACCTATGGAAAAATTATCGGAGGTGGTATGCCGGTTGGAGCTTACGGAGCATCTAAAGAATTGATGAGCTGTATTTCTCCTGATGGTTCTGTTTACCAAGCGGGAACATTATCAGGTAATCCAGTTGCAATGGCTGCCGGAATCGCCACATGTAAAGTCTTAACACAGCCCGATTTCTATAAAAACCTGAATGCAAAAACGGAGTCATTCGTTTCTGAAATACGAAACTATATTGAAGAAAAGGATTATGAAGTAAAAATCTTTACGATTGCTTCGATCTTCTGGTTTGCTTTTACAGATCAAGAGGCGATTTTGAAAGCGAGCGAAATTGATCCAAATTCGATGGAATTATATAAATTGATGCATCGTGAATTGCTGAATCGTGGTATATACTTTGGCCCTTCTGGTTATGAGGTCGGCTTTATCTCGCATGCGCATACAGATGAAGATTTAATTACGGCTAAAAGACATATTTTCGCGGCATTGGATTTAGTTTTCGGGTAA
- the argC gene encoding N-acetyl-gamma-glutamyl-phosphate reductase, translating to MIKVGIVGSAGYTGGELLRVLIYHPEVEIVFANSASNAGNKIYEVHNDLFGDTELTFSSDFHSDIDVLFLCVGHGDARKFLDKNPIDPSVKIIDLSQDYRLKANTAYNGKNFVYGLPELNRDKIKTAHYIANPGCFATNIQLALLPLADKGLLPSQIHVNATTGSTGAGQKPGATTHFSWRNNNLSAYKSFEHQHLQEISESLAQLQDGFLPQSDQSLLERAAERINFVPQRGDFARGIFSVIYVDSDLSEEQAYELYEAYYEGHPFTHVSRKNIDLKQVVNTNKSIVHIEKHGNKLLILNATDNLLKGASGQAVQNMNLMFDLDERAGLNLKSVGF from the coding sequence ATGATAAAAGTAGGAATAGTAGGATCAGCAGGGTATACTGGAGGAGAATTATTACGCGTGTTGATTTATCATCCGGAAGTTGAAATTGTATTTGCCAATAGTGCCTCCAATGCAGGCAATAAAATCTATGAAGTACACAATGATCTATTTGGTGATACGGAATTAACATTCTCTTCAGATTTTCATTCAGATATAGATGTATTATTCTTATGTGTAGGTCACGGAGATGCTCGTAAGTTTTTGGATAAAAATCCAATTGATCCTTCTGTGAAGATAATTGATCTATCTCAAGATTACCGTTTGAAAGCGAATACGGCGTACAACGGTAAGAATTTTGTATATGGTTTACCTGAACTGAATAGAGATAAAATTAAAACAGCTCACTATATTGCAAACCCGGGTTGCTTTGCAACAAATATTCAATTGGCTCTTTTGCCATTGGCAGATAAGGGTTTATTACCGAGTCAGATTCACGTGAATGCAACGACAGGATCTACAGGAGCAGGACAGAAACCTGGCGCAACTACACACTTCTCGTGGCGCAATAATAACCTATCAGCTTATAAATCTTTTGAACACCAGCACTTGCAGGAAATATCGGAATCCTTAGCACAATTGCAGGATGGATTCCTTCCTCAGTCAGATCAATCCTTACTAGAAAGAGCTGCAGAGAGAATCAATTTTGTTCCGCAACGAGGTGATTTTGCAAGAGGGATATTTTCAGTTATATACGTCGATTCAGATTTATCTGAAGAACAGGCTTATGAACTTTACGAAGCTTATTATGAGGGACATCCCTTTACCCATGTGAGTCGTAAAAATATTGATTTAAAGCAAGTTGTCAATACAAATAAAAGTATTGTTCATATAGAAAAACACGGTAACAAATTATTAATCTTAAATGCAACAGATAATTTGTTGAAAGGCGCATCAGGACAAGCCGTACAAAATATGAATTTAATGTTTGATCTAGATGAAAGAGCAGGGTTAAATTTGAAGAGTGTAGGGTTTTAA